TTTGCTGTCGCATCTGGTTGCCGTCGGAGTGTTGTCGTCGGCTGCGCACGGCAAAGCTCTTTGCCATGTGTTTTCGTggctttgtcgtgtgccttAGGCACACGACAAATAGGCGGCAGTGAGGATTCTATCAAACAAATACCTTTATCCAAAGTCCATCCCAAGAGATTCCAAACCATTCAGCTTTAGATCTTCCAATTAAAGCGTTGAAAGTACCCCGAAAGAGGAGGCCAGACCCAGTGCATGCAGCTTTGAGCCTTTGAATGAAATCCCAAAGGCAGGAGGGGGGAATCTCGAGCCTGCCGAATCTCGagcctgccggccggccggccgacgaCTGCCCGGCCGGCGAGTCCTTTGTTGCCTCTCCAATCCCTCACTGCATCGTCagcatggatggatggatgctcGCAAAGTCTCGAGACACATGCATGCCTTTGTTGACTCTCCGTCGGCCTCGACCTGACGACTCGCACGTCACAAAACCTTGTCACTCTCACGTTGCCTTGCCTGATCCCCTCCCTTAGGTTGCTCCATCACGATTTCTTTCTTTGGCTCTGTCGTCCGTCCGGCCAGGGATCTTCTCCGGCCAGGGGCTGCGTTGTGGCCACTCATGTGCGACTCGAAACTTTCTCTCCGCAGACACAGTACAGACGCAGACAAAGACACGTGCGGTTCTTGACCGAATGCCTTTTATATATTGAAGATATTTTTTTCAAGAGACGTATATGATGCTGATGGTGCATAGGATTTGGTGTGTATATGCGAGCGGGTGTGTATATACAGTGAAGCTCGATGGCTGGTGGTCTAGTCTACGGACTGACAGTCATTATTATTAGAGTGAGCGCTCCAGTTTATTTTTCGTAAGGTTGTGTGTTTTTTAAGCAGAGGTAAGGAGGATTTCAAGTTCTGTTGTATCATCTTGACTACCTTTTTAAAAAATGCAGCAGCTCAATGAAACTGTGTACATGAGAGGACGAAAATGTCACTGTTCTTATAAAAGAGGAAAAATGCCACTGTCCttataaaagagagaaaaatgtcACTGTTGCTTGTTTGCTATCAGTAGTGCGTACCGCTCGCGCTCGTGTAGTGCTAGTGGATTCCGAGCTCATCAGGTGGTGGTAGCAGCACTGGGTATTAAAGGTTGAGCACCTCGCCCTGGCGACGACGAAACAACACCACCGTACCATCGTGCGATGCAGATGTGCACGCAGCAGGTGATGACTGGGGACAATCAAAGGTGTACCACATGGAGCAGCAGAACTAGCTCTGGTGCGTCtacagtctctctctctctctctctgagaaaatgtagtaaaattttctcacacatctctcttctctctctgagAAAATGTAGTAAAATTTCTCACACACATAGGCAGAGAGAGAGTAATAGAAAGAATAGAATATCTTATGCATGGCTCTATTTTTATTCATCATCAGTAGTGAGTGACTCCACTCCAGACCGAATGAATTCACCAATACGGGCGAGTAAATGCGAACCACCTCGGGGCCTGCAGCGTGTGCACGGACATGTAAATGCCACTGCGCGCCGGGTCGACGATCACCTTCAAGTGGTCACGTGTGCCCGCTCAGTCCATGCCGCCCATGGCCCCCGGCTGGGCATGGCCATCGCCAGGGCCCCCGCTGCCAAGATTACACACGTCCTCCTGCACCAGCTGCCCACAttattgttgttgctgctgtcaTGCTCCGCCGGCATGGGCTCTGCAATCTGCTCGCCACGGCGGGCACTGCATTGCCGCTCAATCACTGGATCACTAAAGTCAGGTCAGATCATCACCTTCACCTACCTGTGAATGAAGTGTTTTCAGATCACAACCATGCCTTTTATTGAAGTTGAAACTTTTGGAACCAACATAGAGTCCACAAACCACCACATCCTAAGATGCGCTGACCGCATCTGAGAACAAGCAGGTCACCACAGTGCCGCAACAACAAACATCCTCATCACCATCAGTTCCTACAAAATATACACTACTCtacttttttctcttcttttttctttttatacaGGTTATCCAGCCGACGAGCTCGCTCAACCCCTAAATAGATATCTAAAACACATCCAACATACAGAGGAATCATCATGCTCTTGCCTAACTGAGGAGACCGCGAGAATTAAAATCCGCAGCAAAAGGCTCAAATCACTACACTCCGCAGTTCGGCTTGAGACATGATCTCCACGAAGTTCGTTCTATGATGCAGCCACAGAGGAACTAATGTTTCTTCATCACTCTGCTTATGAGGTCAACTAATCTAAACAACCCAGCAAGGATGTCCGCCTCAAGGCCTGAATAAATTATGCAGGAGAGGGGGTGAGAGTGATGCTGCCGTCAGCAGCTGATCTCTCCTTCCTCCGTGTCAACATTCATCAAGGGCGATACGCTGTCCACCATCTCGTGTTCAACCTCTTCCTCCGAATCTTTCTTCATGTCGACAACCGCTGGAGGTGATAAGCTGTCTTCCATCTCATGTCCCGCCTCTTCCTGGAAATCCTCATTTGTGCCCATGACCGTCGAGGGTGAGACGCTGTCCTGCATCCCATGTCCTGACTCTTCCTCGGAATCTTTCTTCACGTCAACATCCATCGAGGGTGATACGCTGTCCTCCATTTCCTGTTCAACCTCATCCTCGAAATCTTTCTTCATGAACAGGCCAAGCCTCTCCAGCGGGCTCCCTAGTCCTGGTGGCAAGTCCCCGCCCACAAATTCCACGACCAATTTTCCAGGGGGATTTGACTGCCATGTTCTGCTGAAGTTCTCCAGTTCCTTTAGGAAGTCACTGTTGTCAATATCGACGGTCTTCTTCATCTAAACAAAAGGAGATGATATTTAACAGCCGTCGCAGGTGCAACATCAAGCACATAAACTTGCTGGTCAGAAAATGACAAGCAGGCTCTACCATGCGTAGTGCCAGGCGTGCTGCCTCCCTTTCCTGCTCCCTCTTGATCCTCATTTCTTCCTCAAGCTTCCGTTGTGCAGCAGCTTCCGCAGCCTTAACCTGGGCCTCAATCCTTGCTTTCTCTGTAATATAGAAACAAAGGGTAAGCATCCACAGGAATTGCATAGCTCATTTCATCAGTAAGACATCATATAAACACAAAATAACCAAACAACAACTAACTGCTAATGAAGTCTGTACAGATATacattacaacaacaacatagccttttgtacAGATATATCTGGGAATGTATATCATGTACAGATATACATTcccagcaaaaaaaaatgatacaaagagcaaaagaaaaaaggaaatacTTCCCCTAACTAAATCCACCCACCATCCTAATCTTTAACTAACCTCATTAACTACTGATTCTATTCTTAATCCTTGTAAACATAGTCTTAGTGATTGTCACAGTATTCCTCGACCTCAAGATGATCTAGCAAATATATGGATGTTCTTCATGTTTAAAGAGACTAAATTTGATTTCCTAAATACAAACTGGTTGGCAGATGAAGAATTTCAAGCACAAGACAATTTGATCAAACTAGGACAGAAATGATCCAGATATTCCTTTTTAACACAATCAAGTTGACTAACAACTACCTTAGAAGTGGAaaatgttggtgtatattgagcccaagtacagaggcccatgtataggagctatatatcccacccttctagggtttggagaaatacaagcaattattctctcctacatggtatcagctagcttctccttcctctagccgccgccgccgccatagctggccggccaccggcgcctccttcccttcctcccTTTGCTGCTGTTGTTCCctttcccgccgccgccgctggccccatggccggctggccgccggctcctcccctctcctctttcCCGACGGGTGCCACGCGtgcgggtgccgccgccgccgcgggcgccacgGCCCACCTCGtggccgcccctcctcccctggcgccggccactgctctgctccccGCCCTGGCGCCGCCCGTCGCTCCTCTGGCGCTCCGGCAGCCCCTGctccagcagccgccgccgcctctggcgCCCTGGGCgctgccggatccgccgcccccGGCACTCCTCCGGTGCCCCAGGACCTCCTGTCGTGCCGTGCGCGGCCCCAAGGTCTCCTGctgtgccacgcgcggccccggtgcctcctcctgcacctacgcggtacgctcagccggtgcagttGTACCGGCGccggtcggcgccgccgccggctccagaggctcctgcgacgcctacaccagagccgtcgcagccgccgcctccgccggttCGCTCTCGAGTCGAGCGGGCGGTGTACCACCTGCCAgtcgtccatcgggatcctcgacatatccatcccatggtgactcggcgaatggcgtctcaggccgcgactctctccgccgccgagggagagccgcgggtctctccggtaccctcctctgtccacgATGCCTTgacggatcctcactggcgtcgcgcgatggaagagtacgcggctcttcttgccaaccagacgttggacctcgtgccgcgtccgtctgattgcaatgtggtcacaggcaagtggatctggacacacaagcgtcgggctgacggcacactggagcgctacaaggctcgctgggttctccgggatTTCATCCAGcagcctggtgtggactatgatgagaccttcagtccagtggtgaagcccgctacggtgcgcacggtcctctcgctcgcGCTCTCTCGCtgctggcctgtgcaccagctggatgtgaagaatgcgtttctccatggcactctgtcagagacagtctactgtagtcagccagcgggatttgtgggctcgagtcgtccggatatggtctgccggctcaacaagtccctctatggtctgaagcaggctcctcgggcttggtactctaagttcgccacgttcttgctgactttgggattcaccgaggccaaggctgacacttctctattcatctaccgccgtgggaatgagactgcctacctgctgctctatgttgatgatattgtgctcaccgcctccagtcagcagttgcttgagcgtattatctcctctctgcagcaggagtttgctatgaaggatcttggtcagctccaccacttcttgggcgttactgttgagactcgcccgtctggtccGTTCCTTCACCAACGGCAGTATGCACTCGACATTCTGGAGCGGGTTGGGacgactgattgcaagccatactccactcctgtcgatactcaggcgaagttgtctgctgatctgggtgattccgtggctgatcctactgcctaccggagcctTGCCGGTaccttgcagtacctcaccttcacccggccggatctcacctatgtcgttcagcaggtctgtcttcacatgcatgatccccgggagtctcaccttgctgcactaaagcgtctcctccgctacgtccgtggcactgttggcttcggcttggttcttcacctctctcccacctctgagctggtggtctacaccgacgctgactgggctggctgcccggacactcgccgctccacttccggctacgccgtcttcctgggcagcaaccttgtctcctggtcgtccaagcggtagacggttgtctcccgctccagtgctgaggcggagtaccgagctgtcgctaacggcgtggcggaggcgtcctggctccgacagctcttggcggagctctacaacccgctcgccaagagcacgctcgtctactgcgacaacgtcagcgccgtgtatctctccactaaccccgtccagcattagtggacgaagcatgtggagatcgacttgcacttcgtgcgctacagggtcgccgtcggcgatgttcgggttctccatgtcccgaccacctccgaGTTTGCTGACTTCTTCACCAAGGGTCTTCCCTCCTCGAcgttctcggagtttcgctccagcctcaacgtagccggtggctagttgtggctgcgggggggtatttgccctttgtactttctttttgtccagtcttgaacaccgctgcgacggtagttcagactgtggggggtgttggctttcttgttgtccagtcttgaacaccgctgcgccagtagttcagactgcgggggggtgttggtgtatattgagcccatgtatagaggcccatctagaggcccatgtatagaaactatatatcccacATTTCTaaggtttggaggaatacaagccattattctctcctacataaAACAATTATGCACAAATTAATTTCAGTACAGTTTACAACATGCCACCAATATAAGCCCCTAGCAAATCAACTTAACCAACAACAAAAAAAGCCATTTGATCCCAACCAAgttcaggtgcaaaccaacaagAACCAAAAATGAGCATAGTGATTGTGCAAAAAGAGGCATTTAGTAATAGTAATAATAGTAAAAGGCAGATCATGGTTCGAGCAAGGTTCGAGCAAGTGGACCACTACTCTCCTTGTGCTCGTATCCAAACTTCCAATTTCGCAACTGTAACCAGTCTACAAAAAATTAGCTCATATACCCTGTGGCCAACAGGAGTTGGCTGTGTACCAAATATTAGTTATTGGTTACAGATTAAGCTTATTATCACCAGTTCGGCACTATCCATCCATAATCAAGGTTCAAGAAAACGCTAGGCGCTAGGCCACTAACTAGTGAGTAAACGCGATTACACGTGATTAATCATGATTAAACGTTACACATATATATCAATAAAATAATAACAAAAGAACATTTGGGCCATTTTCATACCAATCTCAGCCCAGTATGATGAAAGTCCAATATGCCAACTAACCTTGTACTACATGGGCTGCAATTTGGCCCATCCAGCCCATCTCCACCTCATGCTTGCCCTAGCTTTGACAGAGCCAACACGACACAGCAGCCGGCAGCTGCCAGTCTCATCTCCCCAAGTCTCatctccttcctctgctccatccGCCGCCTCCATGGCGCATCCCTGGCGGTGGTGCGCACAGCAGCCCGCCTCCCCTCCACGGCGCATCACCCCTGCTCCATCCGCTCTCCTCCATGGCGCACCACCCCAGCTGTATCTGCTCTCCTCCATGGcgcaccaccgccaccgccactgccACAACTCTTCCTCCCCCTCGCGCTTTACTCCAGGCAGGACAGCGTCGTGCCCGATCCGTCGCCGCTGGGCCCCgatccgccgccggggagggtgGAGGAGACCTTCCCGTGGCCGAATCTTGCCGGAGAAGGGGGCGCCGTTCCTCCGTCCGCTCCCCTCTCCACGGCGCATCGCCCCTGCTCCGTCTGCTCCCCTCCATGGCGCACCATCCGGCGGGCGACCACCTGCGGACACGACCTGGAGGCGCAAATCGAGCTTAGGGCCGCCAAAATCTAGCTGAGGGCAGTCCAAATCTCATCTCCCCTCTTGTTTTCTTCACCATCCATGGGTTGCTCTGTTCACCCAGCGTTTAATTGGGCGTTTATGGCCTAAACGACGCGCTGGGGGTCCGTTTAGCGCTTAAGCGCGATTAAACGTACGTTTAAATACGATTTCTCGAACATTGTCCATAATACAGAAAAGCAGTCAAAAGGAGCACGTTTGAATTAAGAGTACGGATCCATTTGCATCTAATGACCTAATGTCAGATCGTGCTATTCAAACCACAATCGATAGAATATAAACACCCAGGCCAAAATAGCACGCCCAGTGTTAGCATCTTCACCACTACATTCGTATCCAGTGTAACAGTGCAACCAAAACACTGCTAACACTTCTTTAAGAATGTTTTTGGAAGCCGTGGTTTCCCAAAGCAGTGTCCATAACATGTCGGTGTTTTTTCGGTTATAAAATTGTTCGCTAATCAAACCACTCCCTCACAAGATCCTGGAAGGGACCagtctatatatatatgggcAAGGCTAAAATGCAACAAGGTGCATTCTCTGTACAAAATGCACCCACCCTGCAATTGCAATCGAGAGAATACATCAATTGCAACTGGGTGAATAGACCAATTACAACTTGACGGAACTGATTGCAACTGGCCGCGAACCAGTTGCAACTGGACACGAACTAGTTGCAACTCAGACCAACCCGGTTGCAACTGGACGCGAACTAGTTGCAACTTGGCGGtaacactatatatatattagacGCTGCTAACACTTCTCCAGGAACATTTTTGGAAGCCATGATTTCTCAAAGCAAAGTGTCAATAACACATCAGTGTTTTTTCAGTTATAAAATATTCACTAATACAAAACCATCCCCTCACATGATCCACGAAGGGACCAGCATTGGTAAGAGATCACATTAATTAGATACATCTACTCACAGGAATGTTAAAGGTACATAAAACATATCCATCTTAAATAGCCATCAGACACTCTTACCTTCTTGCTGCCTTTTTTCCAGCCGCTCTTTTTCCAATTGTAATTTCACAGGATCTATACTCTTCCCCTGGGATATCAAAACAGCACATCAGCAAGAGCTCCATAACTGCAAGGGCATAACCCAACAACAAACCACTAAGTTCAGCGCATATTTTTCAAATATTACATGATCCAGAAGTGCCTTCTGTTGAGCCTTCACAATAGTCCCAGCAAAACGACTCCTGAGCATTGCAGCACGAAGGGCTCTGCTTGGCGACAAAGGTTCATCATGCAAATAACTTCCCTCTCCTGGAATTCACAACAGATGATGAAGTACATTAGCTAGGCTTTAATTTTTCATTGTTTCCAATAGGACTTAAACTATAAAGAAAGGAATTAAGTATGCGAGAAAATATGATACCTTGCCCAGAGGAAGCGAGAGGAGATGTTGAAGTTTCATTGCAAGACCGTGATTCATTTCCTAAAATACCAAGTATATTAGCAAAAAAGAAACCCCGATATAACATTGTGTGCAAAAAATCAACATACCAACTAAACCGGAGCTGTGCTCGTTTGCTTGTATCCTTGATATTTTAGCATTCTCCTAAAGATAGAAGATGTGGCTTTAGGTAGGAAGTTGAAATTCTGTTTATGCTGTGAGGCAGATGATAATGAGTCAAAATGAACGACATAAGGGAACTCATGCCCAACCTTAGTGGAAGGGAGAGAGCGATTTAAAGATGCCTCCCTGTTGCCAGTTTGAAGAGGATGATTTAAGGATCCCTCTTCGCTACCAGCTGCTTGAACAGGTGTATCTGAATGAAAAGGAAAACAGCAAAGTATTAATAATCACAAGTGACTCAATTGATCCCAGTAACAAAAACTTGTGACCCTTGACGTAAAGAAGTTATGCCATTGATACCTTTAGAAGAGGTCTGCTCAGAGCTGCGCACGGAAAATTTAATTTTCACCTGTACAGATAAAAGATAGCAGTACGTTCAAAATCATATTGCCACCAGTGAACCAAATCATCAAGCAAATAAGAGGATATTGTTATCTCACTTTGGAAGTTATCGCATCTGTCAGTGTCTTCTTCGCAAGTGAATTTGAACAAGCTACTGGCCCTCTAGCTGACAGCGCAACCGGCCCTGTAGCAACCGTAGACTTTGAATCTGTGGCAGTTCGAATTTTTATGACCTTCACTGTCTGCTGCTCTTGTACTGGGGTTCGGCCTCTAAATTTCCTTTCCACTGCTTCCCATTCTGAATCAAACATTCCATTCAATTCTTTAGCTATTTCATGGACATCATTGCCTGGAGGATTATACTTCATGGCATTTGAAAATGTTAGCCTCACATCTGCTGCAAACTCATCTGTGCTCACATACTGCTTGCTTGCGAGTTTCTTCTTAACAGTACCCAAATCCATCGGATGGCGGATAACATCAAAGTAATCAGGAATCTTAAATAGCACTGGGTCAACCGGTTTATTGAACAGCCAACCACTCTTGTGATCCATGAGCTTCCTTAAGATATTCCCGCACAGCCTTATCTTGCTAGTGTTCATACTTTCAACCTTGATCTTATAAGATGATTGGTGCTCGCATGTAGAAATTGATGTCACACCAGATTTTTGGGAGAGCTTGCTTCCCTCAAACTCGGAATCTGTACCAGAATCTCCTGATTCACTGCTTATATAAACTGCCCTCCTCTTTTTACAGGCCTGTGTCATCATCGTGTTAAGGGAGTAGCTTTCTTGTCTGAGTTGGAGCACCAATTCCCAGACTTGTAAATATTGAAACCCTGTCCAAGAGGCACAGAGCGCAATTTCTCAGTCAAGCCTGGAGATATAATCATTTAATAGCAAGCTATTAACACACCCAACAAAAGAGTAGGCGCATAGCCAACAGCATAACAGCAATGAGTTCAAATGAGTtatttacaacaacaacatagcctttttttcccaaacaagttggggtaggctagagatgaaacccgaaagaaataagttcaaagttcaggcacattgatagctagtctccaagcgctcctatccaaagctatctctttagagatattccaattccttaaggtctctcttaaccgactcatcccacgtcagtttaggtctacctctacccctctttacattatcgacccgctcaagaaccccattacgcaccggcgcctcaggaggccttcgttggacatgtccaaaccatctcagccgatgctgggtaagtttctcctcaattggtgccactccgaccctatcccgaataacttcgttccggactctatccctccttgtgtgcccgcaaaaccaccgcaacatccgcatctctgctacactcagttgctggacatgtcgcctttttgtaggccaacattcagcaccgtatagcatcgccggacgaattgctgtcctatagaatttgccttttaacttttgtgacaccctcttgtcacaaaggatgccagaagcttgtcgccatttcaaccagccagctgaaattctatgcctaacatcttcatcaatgtcgccatccttttgtatcaccgatcctaaataccgaaaagtatccttctggaccaccacttgtccatctagactaacgtctcccccctcatgcctaatcgcgctgaaatcgcacatcatgtactcggtcttggtcctactaagtctgaactctttcgactctaacgtgcgtctccacagctctaacttcctattaacccctgccctactctcgtcaactagcaccacatcatcagcaaagagcatacaccaagggatctcaccttgtatatcccttgtgacctcatccatcactaaagcaaataaataagggctcaatgctgacccctggtgtaggcctatgttaataggaaagtcagtggtgttgccatcacatgtccggacaaacgtcgtcgcatccttgtacatatccttaatgagggtaatgtacttagttgggactttgtgcttctccaaggcccaccacatgacatttctcggtactttgtcatatgccttctcaaggtcaatgaagaccatgtgcaagtccttctgctccctatatctctccatcaattgtcgtattaagaaaatcgcctccatggttgaccttccaggcatgaacccaaattggttatTTAACTTTAATAATTTTTGGGAATACAGTAACAAGAATTTCTGATATTAAAAAATTCATTATCATAAATTAATGTTTCTAAATTTGAAAGAATGGGCAAGCTATTTaactttatttcaaaaaaatttgaaagaaTGGGCAAACtcaaatctaaaagaaaaaaaaagggcaaACGTAGATTGATAGAAGTGTTGGATTACATTCTATGcagtccatacaagtaataagTAATAacgcacatgaaatgacaattCCCTAAAAAATACATTATGTATCGCAGGATACTGCAACAGGACTTCAGGATACTGCACATTTTTATAGCATGCTTGATATGTTCAAACTAATTCTTTAAGCACAGATCTTGAATCCATATGATCCAAGCAACGATCACAGCTCATAGCAGCTCTAGCATTCTACACTGTTTCCTTTATAGACATTCTATTAACAAGTAAAAGTTAAGTTTACTAGGTTTCACACAGGCCATGAAAAGATACTCAGAAACAAAGCCGAAAGATAAAGATaatgttggagtatattgagcccatgtgtatagaggcccatgtgtaggtattatatatatacccacccttctagggttggaggaatacagcaATTATTCCCTCCATCCCGCCGTCGgctcatggccggccggccgccggcctcctctgttgcccgccgccgtcggctcatggccggccggccgccggcctcctcctcctcctttccctctcctccttcccacccctcccttcctctgctcTGAGCCCCGcctggtccgccgccgcctggtccCATCAAGGTCCCCTGcctgctcctgccgccgccgccgctggcgcgcggggggggggggtgcggatCTCCGGCTGGGGAAGCGGCCGTCGTCCTGGCGGCGCACGATCCGCCTGCTGGGGGCGCGGCGGACGTCGACTCGACGACTCCCCTGCCCCGCACGGGTGATGAGCCGCCCCTTCCTGGGCCGCCCCGGCTGCCCCTTGGGTTTCCTCCCCGTGGGCCGGTGCCCCAtgggccgccgctgccccaTCCTGTGGTCGCCGGCAGCGCCGCGGATGCCGAGCGCGCcgcggttgctgctgctggagggaGCGCCGAAgctgcgcaggccgccgccgcccaccgcgccgccgtcgatccggcCGTCCTGCGGGCCGCGGCACAGTTGCTGCAGGCCGCACTGCCGCTGCTGcaggatcccgccgccgccgctgtggcccaccgcgccgctgtcgccgcgGGCAAGCGGCCCGCCACCGACGCCGCGCCTGATGCCGCGTGGACCGGGCTCGGGATGTCGCCTGCGAATGCGCCGCTCTCcgcgggcagcaggccgacgccgctctcgccgcggccctcctcgccgccaagtcggaggcttcggcggcccaggagcgggtccgcgtggtTGCCCTCGCCTAGGAGCGCGAGCGTGCCGCGGCCGACGCCTCCGCTCTCctggtcgccgaggcggagcgcttcctccgcgcctcctccggccagctGCCCGTCGACACCGAGCCAGGCGCCTCTTCCTCACGCCAGgcgccgcccgctggatctggagcccggtacgacccgaccgaccccatggtcgcccagctccacctccaggccgccggggtccagaacatcagggccctagtctccgtcctcctcgaccccgcgtcgtcctcctacggccgctggcgggaccaggttctgctcgccctccgccggtACGCCCTCGACGACTTGCCGATAGAGGCGCGGGACGTGGCGTGGCTGTGACTCGACAACGTCGCCATGTCttggatcttcaggacctcgtcagggtccacggcggcaccgcgcggcaggcctgggtggcgctcgagggcc
The genomic region above belongs to Panicum virgatum strain AP13 chromosome 8N, P.virgatum_v5, whole genome shotgun sequence and contains:
- the LOC120684535 gene encoding transcription factor GTE8-like isoform X3; the encoded protein is MMTQACKKRRAVYISSESGDSGTDSEFEGSKLSQKSGVTSISTCEHQSSYKIKVESMNTSKIRLCGNILRKLMDHKSGWLFNKPVDPVLFKIPDYFDVIRHPMDLGTVKKKLASKQYVSTDEFAADVRLTFSNAMKYNPPGNDVHEIAKELNGMFDSEWEAVERKFRGRTPVQEQQTVKVIKIRTATDSKSTVATGPVALSARGPVACSNSLAKKTLTDAITSKVKIKFSVRSSEQTSSKDTPVQAAGSEEGSLNHPLQTGNREASLNRSLPSTKENAKISRIQANEHSSGLVGMCILGNESRSCNETSTSPLASSGQGEGSYLHDEPLSPSRALRAAMLRSRFAGTIVKAQQKALLDHGKSIDPVKLQLEKERLEKRQQEEKARIEAQVKAAEAAAQRKLEEEMRIKREQEREAARLALRMMKKTVDIDNSDFLKELENFSRTWQSNPPGKLVVEFVGGDLPPGLGSPLERLGLFMKKDFEDEVEQEMEDSVSPSMDVDVKKDSEEESGHGMQDSVSPSTVMGTNEDFQEEAGHEMEDSLSPPAVVDMKKDSEEEVEHEMVDSVSPLMNVDTEEGEISC
- the LOC120684535 gene encoding transcription factor GTE8-like isoform X2; this encodes MNLRFQYLQVWELVLQLRQESYSLNTMMTQACKKRRAVYISSESGDSGTDSEFEGSKLSQKSGVTSISTCEHQSSYKIKVESMNTSKIRLCGNILRKLMDHKSGWLFNKPVDPVLFKIPDYFDVIRHPMDLGTVKKKLASKQYVSTDEFAADVRLTFSNAMKYNPPGNDVHEIAKELNGMFDSEWEAVERKFRGRTPVQEQQTVKVIKIRTATDSKSTVATGPVALSARGPVACSNSLAKKTLTDAITSKVKIKFSVRSSEQTSSKDTPVQAAGSEEGSLNHPLQTGNREASLNRSLPSTKENAKISRIQANEHSSGLVGNESRSCNETSTSPLASSGQGEGSYLHDEPLSPSRALRAAMLRSRFAGTIVKAQQKALLDHGKSIDPVKLQLEKERLEKRQQEEKARIEAQVKAAEAAAQRKLEEEMRIKREQEREAARLALRMMKKTVDIDNSDFLKELENFSRTWQSNPPGKLVVEFVGGDLPPGLGSPLERLGLFMKKDFEDEVEQEMEDSVSPSMDVDVKKDSEEESGHGMQDSVSPSTVMGTNEDFQEEAGHEMEDSLSPPAVVDMKKDSEEEVEHEMVDSVSPLMNVDTEEGEISC
- the LOC120684535 gene encoding transcription factor GTE8-like isoform X1 encodes the protein MNLRFQYLQVWELVLQLRQESYSLNTMMTQACKKRRAVYISSESGDSGTDSEFEGSKLSQKSGVTSISTCEHQSSYKIKVESMNTSKIRLCGNILRKLMDHKSGWLFNKPVDPVLFKIPDYFDVIRHPMDLGTVKKKLASKQYVSTDEFAADVRLTFSNAMKYNPPGNDVHEIAKELNGMFDSEWEAVERKFRGRTPVQEQQTVKVIKIRTATDSKSTVATGPVALSARGPVACSNSLAKKTLTDAITSKVKIKFSVRSSEQTSSKDTPVQAAGSEEGSLNHPLQTGNREASLNRSLPSTKENAKISRIQANEHSSGLVGMCILGNESRSCNETSTSPLASSGQGEGSYLHDEPLSPSRALRAAMLRSRFAGTIVKAQQKALLDHGKSIDPVKLQLEKERLEKRQQEEKARIEAQVKAAEAAAQRKLEEEMRIKREQEREAARLALRMMKKTVDIDNSDFLKELENFSRTWQSNPPGKLVVEFVGGDLPPGLGSPLERLGLFMKKDFEDEVEQEMEDSVSPSMDVDVKKDSEEESGHGMQDSVSPSTVMGTNEDFQEEAGHEMEDSLSPPAVVDMKKDSEEEVEHEMVDSVSPLMNVDTEEGEISC